The Nitrospinota bacterium genomic sequence AAAAAATGGGGGGCAAAGAGGGGAAAAACGAATGATCATCGAGCATCACGAACTATACCAGTACATACCCCACCGCCATCCATTCCTGCTCATAGACAGGATAGTGGAGATAGAACCCTTCAAAAGGGTGGTGGCCATAAAAAACGTGACCGGAGGGGAGTACTTCTTCCCCGGCCATTTCCCCGGAAAGCCTGTGATGCCCGGCGTGCTGATCGTGGAGGCCATGGCGCAGGCGGCCGCCGCGCTGGCCACATATTCCAGCCCGGACGACCGGGGGAAAATAATATATTTCGCGGCGATAGACGGGGCGCGGTTCAAAAGAATGGTGATCCCCGGAGACACTATCCGCATAGAAATAGAGGTTGAAAAGGCCAGAAGCAGGCTTTGGAAAGTGAAGGCCCGCGCCACGGTGGAGGGCGAAACGGCCTGCGAGGCGGACCTTACCGCGATGGTGGCGGACAGCAAATAATGGCGGCGGACATCCATCCCACGGCGATTGTGGATACAAAGGCCACGATTGGCGAAGGGTGCGTTATCGGGCCTTTCACAGTCATCGGGCCGGAAGTGACGCTGGGGGCGGGGTGCGTGATCGGGCCAAGAGTGTCGCTGGACTGGCTTCGGGCCGGGGCCAATGTCACCATCGGGGCCAACACCCTGGTGGGGGGGGACCCGCAGGTGTACAACTGGAAAAACGTCCCATCGTGGGTGGAGATAGGGGACGGAGCGCTGATAAACGAGCTTACCGCCATCCACCGCTCCATGTACGAGGGCAAGTCCACGGTGATAGGGGCCGGGTGCTTCGTGATGACCCAGGTCCATATCGGACATGACTGCCAGCTTGGAAAAGAGATCACCGTGA encodes the following:
- the fabZ gene encoding 3-hydroxyacyl-ACP dehydratase FabZ, with product MIIEHHELYQYIPHRHPFLLIDRIVEIEPFKRVVAIKNVTGGEYFFPGHFPGKPVMPGVLIVEAMAQAAAALATYSSPDDRGKIIYFAAIDGARFKRMVIPGDTIRIEIEVEKARSRLWKVKARATVEGETACEADLTAMVADSK
- the lpxA gene encoding acyl-ACP--UDP-N-acetylglucosamine O-acyltransferase encodes the protein MAADIHPTAIVDTKATIGEGCVIGPFTVIGPEVTLGAGCVIGPRVSLDWLRAGANVTIGANTLVGGDPQVYNWKNVPSWVEIGDGALINELTAIHRSMYEGKSTVIGAGCFVMTQVHIGHDCQLGKEITVTTLAGLSGHVSVDDYAVIGGGAGIHQFVRVGAMAMVGGMSRIVQDVPPYFTVAGNPAASFGLNAYALKKRGMSLKDRVSLKNAYHILARSNLPLTDAIAKIESQGVAEGPLKNVVEFAKSSERGLTL